Proteins from a single region of Corallococcus caeni:
- a CDS encoding polyprenol monophosphomannose synthase, with protein MNRALVCIPTYNERDNIGPITQAVLAADPRVDILVVDDNSPDGTGQLADELAAKDPRVRVLHREKKEGLGRAYLAAFRWALAEGYTYILEMDADFSHDPRYLPTFLDAAEGGADLVLGSRYVAGGGTVNWGVGRKIISRGGSLYARSILGVDVRDLTGGFKCFNRRVLESINLDEVRSTGYAFQIELTYRTLRKGFTVREVPIVFEDRRVGHSKMNKKIFVEALGMVWKLRFTV; from the coding sequence ATGAACCGTGCGCTGGTCTGTATCCCCACCTACAACGAGCGGGACAACATCGGCCCCATCACCCAGGCGGTGCTGGCGGCGGACCCCCGTGTGGACATCCTCGTCGTCGACGACAACTCGCCCGACGGGACGGGGCAGCTCGCGGACGAGCTGGCCGCGAAGGACCCGCGCGTGCGGGTGCTCCACCGCGAGAAGAAGGAGGGCCTGGGCCGCGCGTACCTGGCCGCCTTCCGGTGGGCCCTGGCCGAGGGCTACACGTACATCCTGGAGATGGACGCGGACTTCAGCCACGACCCGCGCTACCTGCCCACCTTCCTGGACGCGGCGGAGGGCGGCGCGGACCTGGTGCTGGGCTCGCGCTACGTGGCGGGCGGCGGCACGGTGAACTGGGGCGTGGGCCGGAAGATCATCAGCCGCGGCGGTTCGCTCTACGCGCGCAGCATCCTGGGCGTGGACGTGCGCGACCTCACCGGCGGCTTCAAGTGCTTCAACCGCCGCGTGCTGGAGAGCATCAACCTGGATGAGGTGCGCAGCACCGGGTACGCGTTCCAGATTGAGTTGACCTACCGCACCCTGCGCAAGGGCTTCACCGTGCGCGAGGTCCCCATCGTGTTCGAGGACCGGCGCGTGGGGCACTCGAAGATGAACAAGAAGATCTTCGTCGAGGCGCTGGGCATGGTGTGGAAGCTGCGCTTCACGGTCTAG
- the lpxB gene encoding lipid-A-disaccharide synthase, protein MTPSPRILVVAGEASGDTHAAELVAALQALRPDLTFFGMGGARLAARGVELIHDAREVSVMGITEVLPRIPRILRIMKDLAQAAEERRPDCAILVDIPDFNLRLAKKLKALGIPVAYYVSPMIWAWRRGRVRTIQRLVDRMLCILPFEEDFYREAGVPARYVGSPVLEQMPKSASAREFRQRLGLSQDAPTLALLPGSRMSEIRRILPTLVGAAKQLASERPGLQVVVPVAPTIAKEEITSRFEGSGVTPVLVDGRAPEVVGASDAAVVASGTAVLEAGLMERPLVVVYRVSLVTYLVGRLMLKVAFVSLINLLAGRRVVPELLQGDMTPENIAAEVRRVWLPGEPRDAMVQGLAEVRGRLGEVGAAHRAAETVLELLPPRAVT, encoded by the coding sequence ATGACACCTTCTCCCCGCATCCTCGTCGTGGCCGGCGAGGCCTCCGGTGACACCCACGCCGCGGAGCTCGTCGCCGCCCTCCAGGCCCTCCGGCCCGACCTCACCTTCTTCGGCATGGGAGGCGCCCGGCTGGCCGCCAGGGGGGTGGAGCTCATCCACGACGCCCGCGAGGTGTCCGTCATGGGCATCACGGAGGTGCTCCCCCGCATCCCGCGCATCCTGCGGATCATGAAGGACCTGGCCCAGGCCGCCGAGGAGCGCCGCCCCGACTGCGCCATCCTGGTGGACATCCCGGACTTCAACCTGCGGCTGGCCAAGAAGCTCAAGGCCCTGGGCATCCCGGTGGCCTACTACGTGTCCCCGATGATCTGGGCCTGGCGCCGGGGCCGCGTGCGCACCATCCAGCGGCTGGTGGACCGGATGCTCTGCATCCTGCCCTTCGAGGAGGACTTCTACCGGGAGGCCGGGGTCCCCGCACGCTACGTGGGCAGCCCCGTGCTGGAGCAGATGCCCAAGTCCGCCAGCGCCCGCGAGTTCCGCCAGCGCCTGGGCCTGTCGCAGGACGCTCCCACGCTCGCGCTGCTGCCCGGCAGCCGGATGAGTGAAATCCGCCGCATCCTGCCCACGCTCGTCGGGGCCGCGAAGCAGCTGGCCTCCGAGCGGCCGGGGCTCCAGGTCGTGGTGCCGGTGGCACCCACCATCGCGAAGGAGGAGATCACCTCCCGCTTCGAGGGCAGCGGCGTGACGCCGGTGCTGGTGGACGGCCGAGCCCCGGAGGTGGTGGGCGCGAGCGACGCGGCGGTGGTGGCCTCCGGCACGGCGGTGCTGGAGGCGGGGCTGATGGAGCGGCCGCTCGTGGTCGTCTACCGCGTGTCGCTGGTGACGTACCTGGTGGGCCGGCTGATGCTGAAGGTGGCCTTCGTGTCGCTCATCAACCTGCTGGCCGGCCGGCGCGTGGTGCCGGAGCTGCTCCAAGGGGACATGACGCCGGAGAACATCGCGGCCGAGGTGCGGCGCGTGTGGCTGCCGGGCGAGCCCCGCGACGCCATGGTCCAGGGCCTGGCCGAGGTGCGCGGGCGCCTGGGCGAGGTGGGGGCCGCCCACCGCGCGGCCGAGACGGTGCTGGAGCTGCTGCCCCCGCGCGCTGTCACCTGA
- a CDS encoding DUF4388 domain-containing protein, with protein MKTLLLAESHPPTLEHLTGLLSQAGYTVRAVNDAVMALEHFSADNPDVVVLGVDLPRVDGQHVVHLIRGHSQGGRVPIVAIDKGHLGRARGVGSVLDLKVNAYIPDPLKPGELVPRLEALVKAAQAVTPTGLSATLSRPAVAAGDLKAFPLPALLHSLYRLRRDGVLVVALKGLSRRVYFLRGGPVNFDSSAKEDALPRFLRERKVLTEAQEQPVVEALASGLRIGAALADVGVEAVGEDLLSLLRDFTRDRLGRVLAMREGRYAFYAGDEFSSEVASVDQPALAPLLEAARRRMPLRGVAAGLKAHLNEYPVRSADFGRDLQAMALDTEDLKLAMQVNGRIVLKDLLAHGRAELRAAYTLLWFLKLTGGVTFSATPVATGTDVLSAAAAPDVIAPRKRKSLPPETAASVREEAVRIITRSYFGGLGLDLAADKEAVERAYHETAMRFHPDTYAEFDISDLQDLLEQVQEKLSAAYRVLSVDEKRRAYLQYFLSRQEVVGRATAINVDAELALRRGESAMKRGDYKAAIQGFEEAVSLNGSEPEYYSYLAWAKYRGSPGSLMQRALAARKVLKQALTLDPYLERAQIIAAIIEIDLDDAPLARKKLMKVLELNPYSVLARAALQKVVK; from the coding sequence TTGAAGACGCTTCTGCTCGCTGAGAGCCACCCCCCGACACTGGAGCACCTGACGGGCCTGCTCTCGCAGGCCGGGTACACCGTTCGGGCGGTGAATGACGCCGTGATGGCGTTGGAGCACTTCTCGGCGGACAACCCGGACGTGGTGGTGCTGGGCGTGGACCTGCCGCGCGTGGACGGGCAGCACGTCGTGCACCTCATCCGCGGGCACAGCCAGGGGGGGCGGGTGCCCATCGTGGCCATCGACAAGGGGCACCTGGGCCGGGCCAGGGGCGTGGGCTCGGTGCTGGACCTCAAGGTCAACGCGTACATCCCGGATCCGCTCAAGCCCGGTGAGCTGGTGCCCCGCCTGGAGGCGCTGGTGAAGGCCGCGCAGGCCGTCACGCCCACGGGCCTGTCCGCCACGCTGTCGCGGCCCGCGGTGGCGGCGGGGGACCTGAAGGCCTTCCCGCTGCCGGCGCTCCTGCACTCGCTCTACCGGCTGCGCCGTGACGGCGTGCTGGTGGTGGCCCTTAAGGGCCTGTCGCGCCGCGTGTACTTCCTGCGCGGCGGGCCGGTGAACTTCGACTCCTCCGCGAAGGAGGACGCGCTGCCGCGCTTCCTGCGCGAGCGGAAGGTCCTCACGGAGGCGCAGGAGCAGCCGGTGGTGGAGGCGCTCGCCTCCGGGCTGCGCATCGGCGCGGCGCTGGCGGACGTGGGCGTGGAGGCGGTGGGCGAGGACCTCCTGTCGCTCCTGCGCGACTTCACGAGGGACCGGCTCGGGCGCGTGCTGGCCATGCGCGAGGGCCGCTACGCGTTCTACGCGGGCGACGAGTTCTCCTCCGAAGTGGCCTCCGTGGATCAGCCCGCCCTGGCGCCGCTGCTGGAGGCCGCGCGCCGGCGGATGCCCCTGCGGGGAGTGGCGGCGGGCCTCAAGGCGCACCTGAACGAGTACCCGGTGCGCTCGGCGGACTTCGGCCGCGACCTCCAGGCGATGGCGCTGGACACGGAGGACCTCAAGCTGGCGATGCAGGTGAACGGCCGCATCGTGCTCAAGGACCTCTTGGCCCACGGGCGCGCGGAGCTGCGCGCGGCGTACACGCTGCTGTGGTTCCTCAAGCTGACGGGCGGGGTGACGTTCTCCGCGACGCCGGTGGCGACGGGAACGGACGTGCTGAGCGCGGCGGCGGCGCCGGACGTCATCGCGCCGCGCAAGCGCAAGAGCCTGCCTCCGGAGACGGCGGCGTCGGTGCGCGAGGAAGCGGTGCGCATCATCACGCGCAGCTACTTCGGCGGGCTGGGGCTGGACCTCGCGGCGGACAAGGAGGCGGTGGAGCGCGCGTACCACGAGACGGCGATGCGCTTTCACCCGGACACCTACGCGGAGTTCGACATCTCCGACCTGCAAGACCTCCTGGAGCAGGTGCAGGAGAAGCTGTCCGCGGCGTACCGCGTGCTGAGCGTGGACGAGAAGCGCCGCGCCTATCTCCAGTACTTCCTCAGCCGGCAGGAGGTCGTGGGCCGGGCGACCGCCATCAACGTGGACGCGGAGCTCGCGTTGCGCCGGGGCGAGTCCGCGATGAAGCGGGGCGACTACAAGGCGGCCATCCAGGGCTTCGAGGAGGCGGTGTCGCTCAACGGCAGCGAGCCCGAGTACTACTCGTACCTCGCCTGGGCGAAGTACCGGGGCTCGCCCGGGTCGCTGATGCAGCGGGCGCTCGCGGCGCGCAAGGTGCTCAAGCAGGCCCTGACGTTGGATCCGTACCTGGAGCGGGCGCAGATCATCGCGGCCATCATCGAGATTGACCTGGACGACGCGCCGCTCGCGCGAAAGAAGCTGATGAAGGTGCTGGAGCTGAACCCGTATTCGGTGCTCGCGAGGGCGGCGTTGCAGAAGGTGGTGAAGTAG